The Coccidioides posadasii str. Silveira chromosome 2, complete sequence genomic interval CCTCCGTACAGCAACGATTCTTTGCTTTCCCTTGGAGAAAGGTGTGAGTGTGTGGAATGGAGAAGTCCAAACGGTCCTATGTTCATGGGCAGTGTGGGTCGCCAACCTGATCTCGAGAGGGCAAAATTGAGTTTGCGAGGCTTTCAATAAAAACGGCTCTTCGGCCTGAGTCAAGGAACTATCCACCAACCAGGCTGATCTCTCGCTGACTAGTTGGTGCTCTGTGTGCCCCAGCGTATGCACGCCGATTTAGCTTCATATCTTTGTTGCCGCTTCTAGAGCTGCAGGCGCCGCCAGACTTGTCGTACTCATGATGCGTCTAACTGCTCGTTGGTTACCTACATACTCAACCCCAGGGTGCGAAGCCCGTTCAGCCTTTGTGGAACAGCAGGAAGGTTCGGCTGGATGTTCCGATAGCCACTGTCTCTCGGGTGGTGCGAAGCCAGTCCCCCTGGATCGCCCAGGGTGTCCCGGGCATGCGCCACTGCATCCCTGCAACGCAGCGTCCCGACTATCTGCCCAGGTCCGGCGCTGCGAACGCGCTCGACTCACTTAACCATACCGGTATTTACCTAGAAATACACCATTACCACTAGTTATCGCTGCCAGGAGTTCCCTTCGAGGAATCATAAACTTGACCTCGATGTTGTGCAATTCTCGGACGGGGATAGGGAATTGAGAGGGCCTGATGACCCCGCGGACCCGAGAAAAAGTAAATCCTGACCAACTGATTAAGTTCGTCAGCTAGCCGCCAATGGCATCAAAGTGGATTTGCGTTTACATAATGTATCATGATTCATCGTCGCCGTGGGACGCCATGATGGTCACACCTGGTGGGACTCGTCAGAATCCAAAAACCTTGTTACGACAACCAGAATGGCTCGATGCATGGGGCTCCACATGTCAGGATAGGGAAAAAGATAATTCAATCTACGCGGTTCTTTTGCGGGAGAGGCGCGCCGTGCTGTCTTTGTTGGGGCAGAGGGGCGAAACTATGGGACTGCTTTGGCTAGTTTCTCTGCTGACGAAAACAACCTCAGGGTGTGCCTCCGCGCACGGGAAGCTCTCGTCACAAGGGTCAAGTATGTATCAGTCCGGTTCATGGAGGCCGAACTCATAACATTGTGGCCCGCCTGGACAGCTGCACTCAACGCATTGTTATCGATGCTGATTGGCTTACGTTGGGAGCCTCCTGGCATCTGCATCCTGGGTTGAGCGTTTTGGGACCCAGGCCTCCACGCTAAAAATTAGTTGCTCGGTGATGGCTGGTCGAGGGCGGTCAGAATTGGAGACTATCGGCTGATACGGAGATATTTTTAGAACATACAAGGTGTCCAGAACTCAGGTTTTGATACTGGTGAAGCTCACGCACCCGAGAAAAGGGCTTGTTCAGTCCGCGGAGCACGGAGTGATATCATAGTTTCTGCCTGCATTTATTGtctgaaaaaataaagtgATTTTCAGGCATCAGAAAGCGTCGGCGAGTGCGGCTTGAATCATGAAAGGCGATAGTCCATCCGGAGTACCCAGACGTATATGGTGGTTTGGGCGAGGAAGACCATTCCAGCCCCTCGTGGAATCGGAATGCCAAGAGGCTTAGCTAGCGTAGATAACAGACAGCCTCGGTGTATCCATGGCCGTTTGAATGATCACTTGTGCCTTGCATTGGCTGAATTCGAATTAGCCGGAAGCCGGATCTCAAGGACGATACGGTTGACAACGGGTTAAGAGGCGCCCTTATGCGGAGGAGGTGTGCTTTTTCACATGATGTTCAAGCTATATTGCTAGACGCGACAGAGGAGCACAGGAAAGGTGAAGTTCTCTGGGCCCTAGCACTTAGGGCACCGAGGGTTGCCCGAAGCATGAAGGTGTCAGAAAAGCTTCACGGCGCGAGCGTGTGGAAACTCGGAGAGCTCTTTGCGGCTCTCGCACCTGACTAGCGGCTTTAACTATGGAATGGGTGTTCGCTGAAGGATCAATGCAACAGTGAAAAGCCTCTGATATGTATGTCATTCCTTCTCACTGCCTAACTATTTAAATTACTCCGCACCCGTCACTTATCATACACATACACTCTCTTCATATTTCCTTTTGGAAAGTTCCCCGCTAATTTCAAATGCCGCAATGAAGCCCTGGAGTATGAATGTATGCTTGACGTTGAGAGCCTGAGCACGACCATCGCAAGGAGGCGGTGGAAGTCCAAAGAAGCAGGcggagaggagagggagggGCTAAGAGGAgcaggtacggagtaaaagGAGGGAGAAGGAGCGGGGTGTGCAGGGTTGgcctatgtatgtatattaCCTATTTCGGCGAAGGAACCCCTAGCCGCAAAGAGAAGGAGCCGGGGTTTGCTGCTTCTAACACGTGAGTTACCTGCCTATCTTGGTAGTGGCACTCTTTCGTTTCTGGGGAGGAGCCTTTTGGGCGTGGATCGGCTCCTGCCCGATGTAGACGATTTGACACCACTGGCGGATTAACTTTGTTCCGCAGATCCCCTAGTTGCGGGTTCGTCCCGGGTTGGCCGCCGTAGTTCATGAATTCCAGGAAGAGCCTAGGAAGcggacaaaaaaaaaaaatgtccCCGACATCAAAAAGGGACAGTCATTTTGATATTCATAGACGATGGTTGAGTTTTATATCTAGAGGGTCTTCTGTATCTCTCTACCTTGCTGTCTCGAAGATTGAATTTCCTACTTGGTGTAGCCACCCTTTACCCCGTAGACTGTTTCAATTGGGTGGCAGAACCAGCGCTTTCACTCTTAAGTTGATTAAAGGCCACCTTTAAACTCCTCCGTCACCACCAAAAAACCAACATCAAGCTCCCTCTCCAAAGCCTATCTCCCATTCCCTTCAATAACATCCTTAGATCCCAGATTATCCATTCCATAACCTAGATACTTCAGAAtaccaaaaaagaaaaaagaaaagaaaaggaaaagggcTTCAACCCCAAGGACTCCATACCAACATGGCCTCTCCGGCCCAAGTCTTCTTGCAGCACCCTCTCCATCTCGACCCAACCTCCAAAGCCATCTCTGCCCCAAATACCTCATATCCCGGCCTCTCCACCGAGCTCGACGCCCTCAACTCCCTGCACCGCTCCATTCTGAACCTCGACAGCCCCAATGTCCCTCCCCCGCCGCGACCGGTGAACCCGAAACGCAGCGCCCAAGTCTCCAAGCTGCGCGATTCCGCAAACACGGCATATCGCAAGTCCGCTTTCGCAGAGGCCATCAGACTATACAGCTATGCGATCGACATGGCCATGCAACGGCCCGCGTGGGAACCGCTTGGCTTGGTGCGAGAGGAACTGGCTCCGCTCTACTCAAATCGTGCTCAGGCACACATGTCCCAGCAGCAGTGGCCCGAAGCGTGGGTCGATGCGCAGCTTAGCATTGAATGCAACGATGAAACCAACACAAAGGCTTGGTGGAGGGGTGGAAAGTGTTTGATCGAGATGGGAAGATGGGAGGAGGCCATCGACTGGCTTCAGAAAGGCTTGGAAGCTGAAGGAAGGGGCTCTGATGGAGGGCGTGAACTGAAAACCCTATTGGATGACGCCGAGAAGGGGCTAGAGAAGATGGGACAGGGCGTGTGAAATCATTCTATTTTCTCGAGTTGGTTTTTTTACAATTACATGGGAAGAATTGGCTTGTTGATGTATGTATGGCATTGTTTGAAACTCTACTGCGGCGCACTGGTGATTCCTTGCGGTCTACACATTCGCATTATAATACTTGCTTCTCTGCTTCTGTATCATTCTTTGCCTTTGTTTACCCTTTTCCCTCCCcttttcttccccttctGGTGGTGGCCCACTGTCTCAAGATCCAAGGATCCTTTTGATGCTATTCATGGTTCCCCATGTTCAGAGCAGTTTCGAGCCAGGTGTCCTCTTGAATGGATTCCCTCGGCACCGCAGGTGTGGCGCTGTCTTCATTGCCAAACATCTCCGCTGTTAAATCCAGCAACCATGCAAGGGCCCCCAAGGGTCATGGGTTTTCCATGCACCAATTAATTATATAGATCTTAGTTTTTTTGAGTGCAAGGGTTGTGGGTCGCGATGCCGCTGGGACAAAATCCTACCAGTAATATTTAGGGTAGGGTATCGCATGGATCTCAAAAGGTACTCCATGGCAAATTGATAGCTGGGCCTAGAATAGACAGTTCATGACTTGTCCGATCTTGCTTCGGCATCCTCCATTCTCACGAAGTCCTTGATCGCCGCGTCCCTGCGTTCCGCTTTGTGCCTTCGGTTTCCGAGGATCTGCCAAGGCCGCGCTCGTCCCGGAAAAGAAGAATAGGCACTCCGTACGTCCGGAGAACATGTAACAACGGAGCCCACTGCGCATTATCGCCTGCAGATAAATTGACAGGCAAGAACGAGGGGTCCAATCTTCCCCGGGAAGCCTGACGCAGTCCATGCCTTAGTTGGCGGTCTTATATGGCGGCACACAAGTATCTCAGGAATTTGACGTGCAGGCATCTTTCCATGGTCCGAAGCTGAGATCTCGGGGTTTGGCCGCCGGGGCCAACCTTTTTGACGGCAAGACGGTAGAGGAATCCCGATAGCCCTGTGTTGCTTGAAGACGCCGGTTTCCAATTCGCGCAAAGCCACCATTCCAGACTGCTCGGTGGGCAGTctgagaaaaaaaaaaaaaaaaaaaagaaaaaaaagacaggACGCCGCACGATTCTGGCGCCAGAGAAGGTCTCCCAAAACAGGAACGGAACCTGTCCCGTGTGACCcgtcctttttctttttcctccttctgtttttcttttttttttttttttttttttagcccACACTCTCTATCGGGAAACGATGCACGGGAGGCCGAGAAGGAGAAGCTTGAACTCAAAGGTTACATAGAGTTCCTCGGCCATGGTGCCGCCCTCGATGCCGGGAATGCCCTCCCAGCATCCCGGTTCGGCGGCCCGTATTGAATGGAGAATCCTGGTTGGGGTTGACTGCTCCTTTCCCGGATATTCGCCCTTGCACCCAACTTCGTCGCCGATAACAAAGGAAATGGCATGGCCCCAAAATCAAGGGTCATGCTAAGGCATGCCAAGTCCTCTGCCACCCTTATCAGAAGCTCGTACGGGGTACTCCGCACAGGTGTTATCAAAAGCTCTCATAAGTAACGATCCGTGACGACGTGTTAAATTAACCTACACCCCCCGCAAGATTCCAAGCTTGTCGGTCTGCAATATGCCGCCGGGAAACTCCCCGTTTACAACTGTTTTTTTCCCTAAAGAGAATAGGTTTTGTCCATCTTCCGGCCGAGACGAGAGAAGGTCTTTCCCGGCACGCCGGCgtcattttatttttttttgatgtCCTCCGTATTCTTGCTCTCTCATCTTCAGCTCTGCCAGTTTGGATAACTAACTATCGACTCGTTATTAGTCACGGTCCACCGGCCCCATCAATGTGGCTGATTCCCACGTGGAGTACGCTTGCTTAGTTAGTTACAGTATCCACCGTGTAACTTACTCGTTAACCCACTTAGCCCATCAGCTCAGTCTTCCGGACTGCGTACAGCCACCGTATTTACTGGGatggtacggagtacggagtgcaTGGGCTGTACTCTGCACGGAACATGGCGGACTGAGCGGTTGTTTTGACCGGTGGGATTGGTATTCCATTCACCATTTTGTAAGGCTGCCCACAGTCTGTCCATAGGAACCATGTCTGCGGTGGATGCATTCCCTTCCCCAAAGCCTATCCCACATTACCACACAACTTCCCTCCATCTTCCGGAAAAGCGAggcgggggggggggtttgtATTGTGATTTTGTGAGGGGTCACAAAGCGCTCCTAGTCCACTTTGCATTGAGGGAGTGCTAAAAAAGTGCATATCTGTTGTTAGACGAAGGGCTCTTTATGGAGTACCGAGACGGAGTACTGTAGCTACCGGGGGTTTGCCTCACAGGGTTTAGCATCATCTTAATCAGGTAAAGCGCCATATTGCTACTTTCACGACTATATAAACTGCCCTTCTCCTGCTGCCTGATACGTGATAGTTGTTAGGGGCTTTGCAGGTTCACGCCTGTGGCATAGGCAATTTGATTCAGATTGGTTCACCCGGGAGGAAGCGGCACGAAGAGAGAAGccatgtactctgtactccgtattcaCAACGAATTGAAGGCCGGCCAAGGTGCAGGAATGAAGCAGATGTGCAGTTCTGCTGTTGTTGGTTGGTCGGTTCAACCTGGTAGCTCGAAGCCACTAGGGTACAACCTTGAGTGAAATTGTGCGAGGCTACAAACAGGGTGCAAAAAAGGAcaaataaaaagaatcatTTTAACCACTACTTTCAgcgatctctttttttttttctttcctgtAAGTATTTGCACAACTCTGTGGCTTCCCGCAACAACAAGATATTCTGCTGTAGTGCAATGGCTTAAGCGAGTGCAGTGTGATATCCAAATCCTCGGAGGTTACTAGCACCGAGATGGATGACCCCGGGCGACTTTGCGCACACTGAACGCGAAGAGGGATTCATCGAGGAGGTCGCTGAGGCCCCCTGAGAAGTATGATAAGAATCAATTTTTATCCATATTCTACCCGATCTGCATTGGAGACGTGCTTGATGAGAGATACCGCGTTGAGCACAAACTCGGCCATGGGTGGCTTTACTACTATCTGGATGGCCCATGACCTTCAGGAAAAAAAGTATGTGGCCGTTAAAAGTTCTGGTGCCAAGCGAGTCGAGAGAACATGAGATTCGGATGCATGATGAAATACAGCAGAGTGTACAGGATACCTTGCACCTTGTCATGTATCTGGTGACTACTACACTTTGTGGAGACAGGTGCAGTCACCGGGTCGTGGTGCTTCCCTGATGTGGTTGGCATTTATAACCTGAGGTGGAAAGATATGTCAATGGCTACCTGAATGACCGCTACGATGCAGTTGCTGGAGGCCGTGGAAAACCTACACAAAGCTGGAACTGTGCGCTGAGGCAAAGCAAGAGTCTGTCTTGTGCTATTATTCACATGGTAATGTCTCTCCTTTCAGATCCAAATGATAGTAATTGCCTATGGGGCATGGTTCCTCTTGACCACCTCGGCAGGAAAGTGAAATACGAGGCTTTGGCCTGGCGATGAAACTTAGTGATCTCAAGATTCTAGATGGCCGTCCACCAACTATATTCTGTTCCCTGGATTGACTTCATAACAAAGGTCCAAGCATTGCTTGCGACATGTGGAGCTACACGTGCATCTTTTCAGAGCTCTACCTTGGTCTCCACCTTTTCACCACCTTTTCAGATGGGGACTGCTGTGGGTTTTACGGTCAAGCTCTTAGGCCCGCTCCCTGAGGAATAGAAGGCGCTATGACATCTTGCCCAAATCAAGCGTCAATTCATGATATGATCAGAACAATCAGCCTAGTCCGACCTTCAATCTTGTACGTAGGTGGAGTTCCTACGGAAGGACGCGCCGATCCAGCAAAGCGAGAACTTGTATACTCCATTCTGAGTCGAGGATTTAACTACTTCCCTGAGAAGCGTCTGACTGCAACACAGCTCTTGCAAGACCCCTCATTCAAAACTCTGATGGATAGATTTTGATGATGGCGATGGACAATACAGATTTTATTTCCTTGACGTTTTgctcctttctttttaacTGCCCTTTTCTCCCTTTGTCTCTCTGGAATTTCAGATTTCAGCAGTCTAGACCGTTGCACCTCGAGTAGCTTTTGGATTACATTTTGAGGTGGAAGACGATAGGTGACTAAACCGATGTGTGGCCCGCGTCGATGCAGAGTAGCAAACTTGCAGCATATGCTGACGTGGACTCTGATAGGGTGCGATTCTCCAGGCTGGGGACAGGCGGGACAGAAGATGGGTTATGAAACTTGGTTGAGAAGAGCGTGGAGGGCGTCCGTGCCATCTTGCAGGGCTGATTTTTGGCTTTGCGGGATACCTGCAGCGGCACTCCAACGCCTCTGAGGCAAGACTCTCCATCCTCTGTGGCGTATTTTGGAAACCTGGGCTGCTTTGCAATTTTGTTAGCCTGCGGTTGCATCCTGTCCTCAATGAACTACGCAATGTTCATTTGCAGGGCTTGTCAAAACAATACCGAGTTGGTCACCATAATGTGCGCCATTTGCCACCTAAACCTTGTATCCCTTTTAGTTAGGGGCCAGCCTCAGTGGACTGTCTGGAATGATACTTGAATTTGTGGGAAGTAGAGCTCCTCCTTTTGAGTCATATCCCTTCAGCCGGGATTGGTTGTCTGCAAACATTCATGGATATTCCTGGCTCAGTGCCATATATTCAACCCAATGTTGCTGGCATGTGGATGTCTAGAGCTGATACCTGGCAACTTCTCTCCCTATCACCTGCTGCTGATGATAATTTACATTACGATAGTCTAATGTTTCCACCATGGGAGCTTGTTGGGATTACAACCTCCCAACAATTGGCTACTAGAGTACATGTCCGCCATACCTGCTACTGCCGCCGACTAATGTATAGGCATTGATGTATGGCTTCAAGAAGATGGTCAGGCAATACAAGCCAGTGGATTTGGGACAAATCCTACTCCAAACTGTTTGTCCACCATGAACACGATTATGCTAACTCCTAAGGACTTTCGTGTCAAGCTCTCCCCGATCAGAAGGCATTGATGATGGCATCTCAGGAGGCTTTTGGATGGGTTACACATAACTGCAAAGGCTATCCTTCCTAAGGACATTTATTGAGACAAGTGATTAAGGGAAGAAAGCAATAGGGAAACATTTGAGTCTTTGAATATCT includes:
- a CDS encoding uncharacterized protein (EggNog:ENOG410PND4~COG:S~BUSCO:14046at33183), with the protein product MASPAQVFLQHPLHLDPTSKAISAPNTSYPGLSTELDALNSLHRSILNLDSPNVPPPPRPVNPKRSAQVSKLRDSANTAYRKSAFAEAIRLYSYAIDMAMQRPAWEPLGLVREELAPLYSNRAQAHMSQQQWPEAWVDAQLSIECNDETNTKAWWRGGKCLIEMGRWEEAIDWLQKGLEAEGRGSDGGRELKTLLDDAEKGLEKMGQGV